In Nicotiana tabacum cultivar K326 chromosome 21, ASM71507v2, whole genome shotgun sequence, one DNA window encodes the following:
- the LOC107822226 gene encoding uncharacterized protein LOC107822226, protein MAFLSFTGRLLFVSVFVLSAYQEFSEFGLDGGSAAKALSPKFNVFSKHVATHTGFQVPHVEMKHLVLGALVMKGLGSVLFVFGSSLGAYILLLHQAITTPILFDFYNYDVDKKEFAQLFVKFTQSLALLGGLLFFIGMKNSMPRRSTKKKAAPKTKTV, encoded by the exons ATGGCGTTCTTATCATTCACAGGGAGGCTTCTCTTCGTATCAGTCTTCGTTCTCTCCGCTTATCAAGA ATTCAGCGAATTTGGGCTTGATGGTGGGTCAGCAGCAAAGGCTTTAAGCCCAAAGTTCAATGTTTTCTCAAAGCATGTGGCGACACACACAGGATTTCAAGTACCACATGTAGAG ATGAAACATCTAGTGTTGGGGGCCTTAGTTATGAAGGGTCTTGGAAGCGTTCTTTTTGTCTTTGGTAGCTCTCTTGGAGCTTACATCCTG CTTTTGCATCAGGCCATTACTACCCCCATCTTATTTGACTTCTACAACTACGATGTTGACAAGAAAGAGTTTGCTCAACTTTTTGTCAAGTTTACTCAG AGCCTGGCACTTCTTGGCGGGCTGCTCTTCTTTATCGGCATGAAGAACTCTATGCCCAGGCGATCCACAAAGAAGAAGGCGGCTCCTAAGACAAAAACAGTTTAA